A portion of the Platichthys flesus chromosome 7, fPlaFle2.1, whole genome shotgun sequence genome contains these proteins:
- the LOC133957421 gene encoding neuronal acetylcholine receptor subunit alpha-4-like isoform X2, which produces MVHFGLSIAQLIDVDEKNQMMTTNVWVKQEWNDYKLRWNPAEYENVTSIRIPSEIIWRPDIVLYNNADGDFAVTHLTKAHLFHDGRIKWMPPAIYKSSCSIDVTFFPFDQQSCKMKFGSWTYDRAKIDLINMDSDVDQMDYWESGEWVIINAVGKYNTKKYECCTEIYADITYYFIIRRLPLFYTINLIIPCLLISCLTVLVFYLPSQCGEKITLCISVLLSLTVFLLLITEIIPSTSLVIPLIGEYLLFTMVFVTLSIVITVFVLNVHHRSPQTHGMPQWVRRVFLDMVPRVLFMKRPPGTAKQNCKKLIEMMHRPTTVSATGNSLAFWTGTQEDTTVPAISPAMQRAIEGVQYIADHLRAEDADFSVKEDWKYVAMVIDRIFLWMFVLVCILGSVGLFLPPWLAGMI; this is translated from the exons ATGGTCCACTTTGGCCTTTCCATTGCCCAGCTTATTGATGTG GATGAGAAGAACCAGATGATGACAACAAATGTCTGGGTCAAGCAA GAATGGAATGATTACAAACTGCGCTGGAACCCGGCGGAATACGAGAATGTCACCTCCATCCGTATCCCCTCGGAGATCATCTGGAGGCCAGACATTGTCCTCTACAACAA tgcGGACGGCGACTTTGCAGTGACCCACCTCACGAAAGCGCATCTGTTCCATGACGGTCGGATCAAGTGGATGCCACCAGCGATTTATAAGTCTTCATGCAGCATCGATGTTACTTTCTTTCCTTTCGACCAGCAAAGCTGCAAGATGAAGTTCGGCTCATGGACGTACGACCGCGCCAAGATCGATCTGATCAACATGGATAGCGATGTGGACCAGATGGACTACTGGGAGAGCGGCGAGTGGGTCATCATTAATGCAGTGGGCAAGTACAATACCAAAAAGTACGAGTGCTGCACGGAGATCTATGCAGACATCACTTACTATTTCATCATCCGGAGGCTTCCCCTGTTCTACACAATAAACCTCATCATCCCctgtctgctcatctcctgtttgactgtgctggtgttttatttgccATCGCAATGTGGAGAGAAGATTACCTTGTGTATCTCAGTGTTACTGTCCCTCACAGTGTTCCTCCTGCTGATCACTGAGATTATACCGTCTACATCACTGGTGATTCCACTGATCGGTGAATACCTGCTGTTCACCATGGTTTTCGTCACGCTCTCCATCGTAATTACAGTCTTTGTGTTAAATGTACATCACCGCTCGCCACAAACCCATGGCATGCCTCAGTGGGTGCGGAGGGTGTTCCTGGACATGGTTCCTCGCGTCCTCTTCATGAAGCGTCCGCCGGGCACAGCGAAGCAGAACTGCAAGAAGCTTATCGAGATGATGCACCGTCCAACAACGGTATCTGCAACGGGCAACTCGCTGGCCTTTTGGACCGG CACCCAAGAGGACACCACAGTCCCAGCTATTTCCCCAGCTATGCAACGGGCCATAGAGGGAGTTCAGTACATCGCTGATCATCTCAGGGCTGAGGATGCAGACTTTTCA GTGAAGGAGGACTGGAAGTATGTGGCCATGGTCATTGACAGGATATTCCTCTGGATGTTTGTACTGGTGTGCATACTGGGATCTGTGGgactctttcttcctccttgGCTGGCCGGAATGATCTAG
- the LOC133957421 gene encoding neuronal acetylcholine receptor subunit alpha-2-like isoform X1, protein MVHFGLSIAQLIDVDEKNQMMTTNVWVKQEWNDYKLRWNPAEYENVTSIRIPSEIIWRPDIVLYNNADGDFAVTHLTKAHLFHDGRIKWMPPAIYKSSCSIDVTFFPFDQQSCKMKFGSWTYDRAKIDLINMDSDVDQMDYWESGEWVIINAVGKYNTKKYECCTEIYADITYYFIIRRLPLFYTINLIIPCLLISCLTVLVFYLPSQCGEKITLCISVLLSLTVFLLLITEIIPSTSLVIPLIGEYLLFTMVFVTLSIVITVFVLNVHHRSPQTHGMPQWVRRVFLDMVPRVLFMKRPPGTAKQNCKKLIEMMHRPTTVSATGNSLAFWTGLETGLRQMGQMENTKPKTPPESPSILVCSPSPHSSPPEGHTEEDHPLKGNIFCQSISSQYSVLSDKQLLHGHNSTGLSSSQLSLPPSLPLGPLRSLYRGELNTLAPNGRSVSVEEMCNQQTELTQRAGHHCRSCSFQYSCLPDEGSGVIRFTGRVKKQAPTDHHRSQTLTAEFTKDASTQEDTTVPAISPAMQRAIEGVQYIADHLRAEDADFSVKEDWKYVAMVIDRIFLWMFVLVCILGSVGLFLPPWLAGMI, encoded by the exons ATGGTCCACTTTGGCCTTTCCATTGCCCAGCTTATTGATGTG GATGAGAAGAACCAGATGATGACAACAAATGTCTGGGTCAAGCAA GAATGGAATGATTACAAACTGCGCTGGAACCCGGCGGAATACGAGAATGTCACCTCCATCCGTATCCCCTCGGAGATCATCTGGAGGCCAGACATTGTCCTCTACAACAA tgcGGACGGCGACTTTGCAGTGACCCACCTCACGAAAGCGCATCTGTTCCATGACGGTCGGATCAAGTGGATGCCACCAGCGATTTATAAGTCTTCATGCAGCATCGATGTTACTTTCTTTCCTTTCGACCAGCAAAGCTGCAAGATGAAGTTCGGCTCATGGACGTACGACCGCGCCAAGATCGATCTGATCAACATGGATAGCGATGTGGACCAGATGGACTACTGGGAGAGCGGCGAGTGGGTCATCATTAATGCAGTGGGCAAGTACAATACCAAAAAGTACGAGTGCTGCACGGAGATCTATGCAGACATCACTTACTATTTCATCATCCGGAGGCTTCCCCTGTTCTACACAATAAACCTCATCATCCCctgtctgctcatctcctgtttgactgtgctggtgttttatttgccATCGCAATGTGGAGAGAAGATTACCTTGTGTATCTCAGTGTTACTGTCCCTCACAGTGTTCCTCCTGCTGATCACTGAGATTATACCGTCTACATCACTGGTGATTCCACTGATCGGTGAATACCTGCTGTTCACCATGGTTTTCGTCACGCTCTCCATCGTAATTACAGTCTTTGTGTTAAATGTACATCACCGCTCGCCACAAACCCATGGCATGCCTCAGTGGGTGCGGAGGGTGTTCCTGGACATGGTTCCTCGCGTCCTCTTCATGAAGCGTCCGCCGGGCACAGCGAAGCAGAACTGCAAGAAGCTTATCGAGATGATGCACCGTCCAACAACGGTATCTGCAACGGGCAACTCGCTGGCCTTTTGGACCGGGTTAGAGACAGGATTGAGACAAATGGGACAGATGGAGAATACAAAGCCGAAGACTCCACCCGAAAGTCCAAGCATCCTTGTGTGCTCCCCTTCTCCACATTCTTCTCCCCCTGAGGGCCATACCGAGGAGGATCACCCACTGAAGGGCAACATTTTCTGCCAGTCCATATCCAGCCAATATTCTGTTCTCTCAGACAAACAACTCCTACATGGACACAACTCCACAGGCTTGTCTTCTTCCCAGTTATCCTTGCCACCGTCTTTACCACTAGGCCCACTTCGCAGCCTATACAGGGGAGAACTGAATACACTGGCTCCAAACGGCCGCTCCGTCAGCGTAGAAGAAATGTGTAACCAACAGACGGAGCTTACTCAGCGAGCTGGCCATCACTGTCGCTCCTGCAGCTTCCAGTACTCCTGTCTGCCTGACGAAGGGTCAGGGGTCATCCGGTTCACGGGGCGGGTGAAGAAACAAGCCCCAACAGATCACCACAGATCCCAGACTCTCACAGCAGAGTTCACCAAGGATGCAAGCACCCAAGAGGACACCACAGTCCCAGCTATTTCCCCAGCTATGCAACGGGCCATAGAGGGAGTTCAGTACATCGCTGATCATCTCAGGGCTGAGGATGCAGACTTTTCA GTGAAGGAGGACTGGAAGTATGTGGCCATGGTCATTGACAGGATATTCCTCTGGATGTTTGTACTGGTGTGCATACTGGGATCTGTGGgactctttcttcctccttgGCTGGCCGGAATGATCTAG